The Caballeronia sp. Lep1P3 genome window below encodes:
- a CDS encoding gamma-glutamylcyclotransferase has protein sequence MNDKTPESTPSEFPPQESEQPCPNYPPALVETALLTDEQLAASREAALRHWDGKSDLWLFGYGSLIWNPGLPTLEAVRGKVHGYHRGLYLWSRVNRGTPEQPGLVLALDRGGSCTGMAFRISGADATEHLEVLWRREMSMASYRPAWLPCTLVDGRRVEALAFVMRRDATSYTGKLADPVIRTVFGCASGRYGTTLDYVSRTVEALRESGMPDRALEALLRRCDGGK, from the coding sequence GTGAACGACAAGACGCCCGAGTCCACGCCTTCGGAATTTCCGCCGCAAGAATCCGAACAACCTTGCCCGAACTATCCGCCCGCGCTCGTCGAAACCGCGCTTCTCACCGACGAACAGCTCGCGGCCTCCCGCGAAGCCGCGCTCCGGCACTGGGACGGCAAGTCGGACCTGTGGCTCTTCGGCTACGGCTCGCTCATCTGGAATCCCGGCTTGCCGACGCTCGAAGCCGTGCGCGGCAAGGTGCATGGCTATCATCGCGGGCTGTATCTGTGGTCGCGCGTGAATCGCGGCACGCCCGAGCAACCGGGCCTCGTGCTGGCGCTCGATCGCGGCGGCTCCTGCACGGGCATGGCATTCCGGATCTCCGGCGCGGACGCTACGGAGCATCTGGAAGTGCTTTGGCGGCGCGAAATGTCGATGGCGTCGTATCGTCCCGCGTGGCTGCCGTGCACGCTCGTCGACGGGCGGCGCGTGGAGGCACTCGCGTTCGTGATGCGTCGCGATGCGACGTCCTATACCGGAAAGCTCGCCGATCCCGTCATCCGCACGGTGTTCGGCTGCGCGAGCGGTCGTTATGGCACGACGCTCGATTACGTCAGCCGAACGGTCGAGGCGCTGCGCGAGAGCGGCATGCCGGATCGCGCGCTGGAGGCGCTTCTCAGGAGATGCGATGGCGGAAAATGA
- a CDS encoding HlyC/CorC family transporter, with translation MNEPYPSRRHADKPQEKRSLLERLTDFISHEPESRDELLEVLQDAHERNLLDADSLSMIEGVFQVSDLCARDIMIPRAQMDAINIAETPAEFIPFVLEKAHSRYPVYEGNRDNIIGVLLAKDLLRYYAEEEFDVRGMLRPAVFIPESKRLNVLLHDFRVNRNHIAIVVDEYGGVAGLITIEDVLEQIVGDIEDEYDFDEEAGNIIASPDGKYRVRALTGIEQFNEAFGTDFSDDEVDTIGGLVTHRFGRVPHRGEKVRIDDFAFEILRGDARQIHVLLVRRVPNLTQQHHTGDDEGELRD, from the coding sequence ATGAACGAACCCTATCCCAGTCGACGACACGCCGACAAACCTCAGGAAAAGCGCTCGCTGCTCGAACGTCTGACCGACTTCATCTCGCACGAGCCGGAGTCGCGCGACGAGTTGCTCGAAGTGCTCCAGGACGCGCACGAGCGCAACCTGCTCGACGCCGATTCGCTCTCGATGATCGAAGGCGTCTTTCAGGTGTCCGACCTCTGCGCGCGCGACATCATGATTCCGCGCGCCCAGATGGACGCCATCAACATCGCGGAAACGCCCGCCGAATTCATTCCCTTCGTGCTGGAAAAAGCGCACTCGCGCTATCCGGTGTACGAGGGCAACCGCGACAACATCATCGGCGTGCTGCTCGCGAAAGACCTGCTGCGCTATTACGCCGAAGAAGAGTTCGACGTGCGCGGCATGCTGCGCCCCGCCGTGTTCATCCCCGAGTCGAAGCGCCTGAACGTGCTGCTGCACGACTTTCGCGTGAACCGCAATCACATCGCGATCGTGGTCGACGAATACGGCGGCGTCGCGGGCCTCATCACCATCGAGGACGTGCTCGAGCAGATCGTCGGCGATATCGAGGACGAATACGACTTCGACGAGGAAGCCGGCAATATCATCGCGTCGCCGGACGGAAAGTATCGCGTGCGCGCGTTGACCGGCATCGAGCAGTTCAACGAAGCGTTCGGCACCGACTTCTCCGACGACGAAGTGGACACCATCGGCGGACTCGTCACGCATCGCTTCGGGCGCGTGCCGCATCGCGGCGAGAAGGTCCGGATCGACGATTTCGCGTTCGAGATTCTGCGCGGCGACGCCCGCCAGATCCATGTGCTGCTCGTGCGGCGCGTGCCGAACCTCACTCAGCAGCATCACACCGGCGACGACGAGGGCGAGCTGCGCGATTGA
- the lnt gene encoding apolipoprotein N-acyltransferase yields the protein MADSSLRSLSRQRDASAAPRALPFWHYLVAAVLGAANTFSFAPTPHGGWIELVIFTVFFAWLSRTNGWKSAAATGWAFGFGNFVTGVWWLYVSMHDFGGMAAPLAAAAVALFSLYLAVYPALSGAVWSLVAGRGRVEDEQATSPTWHGAFAFASAWALGEWLRGLVFTGFPWLASGYAQVDGPLKGFGAIVGVYGVGWVLALVAALVVQAAFGLRRERRRALIPALIALALIVAGMLLSLVRWTTPANAPLDVRLLQGNVKQEMKFEQAGVDESLALYERLITEKRADLIVTPETALPVLAVQVPESFATAIRGFADRTNSSILFGAIGVTVLPDGRAADFTNSLFGITPGVNDVYRYDKHHLVPFGEFVPLGFHWFVKLMGIPLGDLARGPIAQKAFFVHNQPIAVDVCYEDIFGEEIAHTIREQETPAGILVNSTNLAWFGNTIALDQHLQIARMRSIETGRPMLRATNTGMTAVIAANGDVVSKLPTFTTGVLEARVQGTSGRTPYVTSGNVTVIVVSLILLAIAFAFAPGRKRGA from the coding sequence ATGGCCGATTCATCGCTTCGCTCGCTGTCACGTCAACGTGACGCCTCCGCCGCGCCTCGCGCGCTGCCCTTCTGGCATTACCTCGTGGCGGCCGTGCTCGGCGCGGCGAACACCTTTTCCTTCGCGCCGACGCCGCACGGCGGATGGATCGAGCTCGTCATCTTCACCGTCTTCTTTGCGTGGCTTTCGCGCACGAACGGCTGGAAGAGCGCGGCGGCGACCGGCTGGGCCTTCGGCTTCGGCAACTTCGTGACGGGCGTCTGGTGGCTGTACGTCAGCATGCACGACTTCGGCGGCATGGCCGCGCCGCTCGCGGCCGCCGCGGTCGCGTTGTTCTCGCTGTATCTCGCCGTGTATCCGGCGCTGTCGGGCGCGGTCTGGTCGCTCGTCGCGGGACGAGGACGCGTCGAAGACGAGCAGGCGACCAGCCCGACGTGGCACGGCGCGTTCGCCTTCGCAAGCGCGTGGGCGCTGGGCGAATGGCTGCGCGGGCTCGTGTTCACGGGCTTTCCGTGGCTCGCGAGCGGCTATGCGCAAGTCGACGGGCCGCTGAAGGGCTTCGGGGCGATCGTCGGCGTGTATGGCGTCGGCTGGGTGCTCGCGCTCGTCGCGGCGCTCGTCGTGCAGGCGGCTTTCGGATTACGCAGAGAGCGCAGGCGCGCGCTGATTCCGGCGCTGATCGCGCTTGCGCTGATCGTCGCGGGCATGCTGCTTTCGCTCGTGCGCTGGACGACGCCCGCGAACGCGCCGCTCGACGTGCGCCTGCTGCAAGGCAACGTCAAGCAGGAAATGAAGTTCGAGCAGGCGGGCGTCGACGAATCGCTCGCGCTGTACGAGCGGCTCATCACCGAGAAGCGCGCCGATCTCATCGTCACGCCCGAGACCGCGCTGCCGGTGCTGGCCGTTCAGGTGCCGGAAAGTTTCGCGACCGCGATCCGCGGCTTCGCGGACCGCACGAATTCGTCGATTCTCTTCGGCGCGATCGGCGTCACCGTGCTTCCCGATGGCCGCGCCGCCGATTTCACGAACAGCCTGTTCGGCATCACGCCAGGCGTGAACGACGTGTACCGCTACGACAAGCATCATCTCGTGCCGTTCGGTGAGTTCGTGCCGCTCGGCTTTCACTGGTTCGTGAAGCTGATGGGCATTCCGCTCGGCGATCTCGCGCGCGGCCCGATCGCGCAGAAAGCGTTCTTCGTGCATAACCAGCCGATCGCCGTCGATGTCTGCTACGAGGACATCTTCGGCGAGGAGATCGCGCATACGATCCGCGAGCAGGAAACGCCCGCGGGCATACTCGTGAACTCGACGAACCTCGCGTGGTTCGGCAATACGATCGCGCTCGATCAGCATTTGCAGATCGCGCGGATGCGTTCCATCGAGACCGGCCGGCCGATGCTGCGCGCGACGAATACGGGCATGACCGCGGTGATCGCGGCGAACGGCGATGTGGTGTCGAAGCTGCCGACGTTCACCACGGGCGTGCTCGAAGCGCGCGTGCAAGGGACGTCCGGACGCACGCCGTATGTGACGAGCGGGAACGTGACGGTGATCGTCGTGTCGTTGATCCTGCTCGCGATTGCGTTCGCGTTCGCGCCGGGACGAAAGCGCGGCGCGTAA
- the glyQ gene encoding glycine--tRNA ligase subunit alpha, with amino-acid sequence MLTFQQIILTLQSYWNDKGCALLQPIDMEVGAGTSHVHTFLRAIGPEPWRAAYVQPSRRPKDGRYGENPNRLQHYYQYQVVLKPAPENILDLYLGSLEALGFDLKQNDVRFVEDDWENPTLGAWGLGWEVWLNGMEVTQFTYFQQVGGIDCKPVLGEITYGLERLAMYLQKVENVYDLVWTEWEEEGPNGRVLRRLTYGDVYHQNEVEQSTYNFEHANVDLLFGFFNSYEAEAKKMIDAKLALPAYELVLKAGHTFNLLDARGAISVTERAAYIGRIRALSRLVAQAYYDSREALGFPMLGNPVRRDPDLVTDQEEAARPAWAPPLKVESAPPGESSHNDQV; translated from the coding sequence ATGCTCACCTTTCAGCAAATCATCCTGACGCTGCAGTCCTACTGGAACGACAAGGGCTGCGCGCTTCTTCAGCCGATCGACATGGAAGTCGGCGCCGGCACCTCGCACGTCCACACGTTCCTGCGCGCGATCGGCCCCGAGCCGTGGCGCGCCGCGTATGTGCAGCCCTCGCGCCGCCCGAAGGACGGACGCTACGGCGAGAATCCGAACCGCCTGCAGCACTATTACCAATATCAGGTCGTGCTGAAGCCCGCGCCCGAGAACATCCTCGATCTGTACCTCGGCTCGCTCGAAGCGCTCGGCTTCGATCTCAAGCAGAACGACGTGCGCTTCGTCGAGGACGACTGGGAAAACCCGACGCTCGGCGCGTGGGGTCTCGGCTGGGAAGTGTGGCTCAACGGCATGGAAGTCACGCAGTTCACGTACTTCCAGCAAGTGGGCGGCATCGATTGCAAGCCGGTGCTCGGCGAGATCACCTACGGTCTCGAACGCCTCGCGATGTACCTGCAGAAAGTCGAGAACGTGTACGACCTCGTCTGGACCGAGTGGGAAGAAGAAGGCCCGAACGGGCGCGTGCTGCGCCGGCTGACCTACGGCGACGTCTATCACCAGAACGAAGTCGAGCAGTCCACGTACAACTTCGAGCACGCGAACGTTGATCTGCTTTTCGGATTCTTCAACAGCTACGAAGCCGAAGCGAAGAAGATGATCGACGCGAAGCTCGCGCTGCCCGCCTATGAACTCGTGCTCAAGGCCGGCCATACGTTCAATCTGCTCGATGCGCGCGGCGCCATCTCAGTGACCGAGCGCGCGGCGTACATCGGTCGCATCCGGGCGCTGTCGCGTCTCGTCGCGCAGGCTTATTACGATTCCCGCGAAGCGCTCGGCTTCCCGATGCTCGGCAACCCGGTCAGGCGCGATCCCGACCTCGTCACCGATCAGGAAGAAGCCGCGCGTCCCGCGTGGGCGCCGCCGCTGAAGGTGGAAAGCGCGCCCCCGGGTGAATCCAGCCACAACGACCAGGTTTGA
- the glyS gene encoding glycine--tRNA ligase subunit beta, with amino-acid sequence MTQFNHASLLVELLTEELPPKALARLGTAFAEGIVERLAARDLIEGAASFEKYATPRRLAVLIRNVRDVAPERQVREKVLPVSVALDKDGNPTAPLAKKLAALGFPDFPLAELERAQDGKAEAFFLRYAAPGATLTEGLQAALDETLAKLPIPKVMTYQRPDGTNVQFVRPVQRLVALHDRNVVPVSALGVDAGDTTIGHRFLSHGFVAIAHADDYAETLRTKAHVVANFDDRRESIRTQLQAFAGEDRVVMPEALLDEVNALVEWPVVYQCRFDEEFLQVPQECLILTMQTNQKYFALTDQNGKLRSRFLIVSNIDTKTPAEIVEGNERVVRPRLADAKFFFTQDKKKRLEDRVPLLANVVYHNKLGSALERVQRLEALAGEIAPMIGVDAALTRRAARLAKADLLTDMVGEFPELQGTMGTYYARHDGEPEEVALACSEHYQPRFSGDETPSTGVGSAVALADKLETIVGIWGIGLAPTGEKDPFALRRHALGVLRILLEKKLPVDLRALVAAAQRQFAGMPQVADSTEPVYAFFMDRLRGLLRERGFEANDIEAVLSLNPSRLDDIVARLDAVREFASLPEAASLAAANKRISNILKKSEQGAPSSVNPELLVEAAEKNLYAQIQGVTPRVQSQLAARNYTEALTALAALRESVDTFFNDVMVNAEDAALRNNRLALLNALHQQMNCVADISKLAA; translated from the coding sequence ATGACGCAATTCAATCACGCTTCTCTGCTCGTCGAGCTGCTCACCGAAGAACTGCCGCCGAAGGCGCTCGCGCGTCTCGGCACCGCATTCGCCGAAGGCATCGTGGAGCGGCTCGCCGCGCGCGACCTGATCGAAGGCGCCGCGTCGTTCGAAAAATATGCGACGCCGCGCCGCCTCGCGGTGCTCATCCGCAACGTGCGCGATGTCGCGCCGGAAAGGCAGGTCCGCGAGAAAGTGCTGCCCGTTTCCGTCGCGCTCGATAAAGACGGCAACCCCACCGCGCCGCTCGCGAAGAAACTGGCCGCGCTCGGCTTTCCGGACTTCCCGCTCGCCGAACTCGAACGCGCGCAGGACGGCAAGGCCGAAGCGTTCTTCCTGCGCTACGCCGCGCCCGGCGCGACGCTGACCGAAGGCCTGCAAGCCGCGCTCGACGAAACGCTCGCCAAGCTGCCGATCCCGAAGGTCATGACGTATCAGCGCCCGGACGGCACCAACGTGCAGTTCGTGCGTCCGGTGCAGCGGCTCGTCGCGCTTCATGACCGCAATGTCGTGCCAGTGAGCGCGCTCGGCGTCGATGCCGGCGATACGACCATCGGCCATCGCTTTTTGTCGCACGGCTTTGTCGCGATCGCGCACGCCGACGACTACGCGGAAACGCTGCGCACGAAGGCGCATGTGGTCGCGAACTTCGACGACCGCCGCGAATCCATTCGCACGCAGTTGCAGGCATTCGCGGGCGAAGACCGCGTCGTGATGCCCGAGGCGCTGCTCGACGAAGTAAACGCGCTCGTCGAATGGCCTGTCGTCTATCAGTGCCGCTTCGACGAGGAGTTTCTGCAAGTGCCGCAGGAATGCCTGATCCTCACGATGCAGACGAACCAGAAGTACTTCGCGCTCACCGATCAGAACGGCAAGCTGCGCTCACGCTTTCTGATCGTGTCGAACATCGATACGAAGACGCCCGCCGAGATCGTCGAAGGCAACGAGCGCGTCGTGCGCCCGCGCCTCGCCGACGCGAAGTTCTTCTTCACGCAGGACAAGAAGAAGCGTCTCGAAGACCGCGTGCCGCTGCTCGCGAACGTCGTGTATCACAACAAGCTCGGCTCCGCGCTCGAACGCGTGCAGCGCCTCGAAGCGCTCGCGGGCGAAATCGCGCCGATGATCGGTGTCGATGCCGCGCTCACGCGCCGCGCCGCGCGTCTCGCGAAGGCGGACTTACTGACCGACATGGTCGGCGAATTCCCTGAACTGCAAGGCACGATGGGCACGTACTACGCGCGCCACGACGGCGAGCCGGAGGAAGTCGCGCTCGCGTGCTCGGAGCACTACCAGCCACGCTTTTCCGGCGACGAAACGCCGTCCACGGGTGTCGGCTCGGCGGTGGCGCTCGCGGACAAGCTCGAAACGATCGTCGGCATCTGGGGCATCGGCCTTGCGCCGACCGGCGAGAAAGACCCCTTCGCGCTGCGCCGTCATGCGCTGGGCGTGCTGCGCATCCTGCTGGAGAAGAAGCTGCCGGTCGATCTGCGCGCTCTCGTCGCCGCCGCGCAGCGCCAGTTCGCCGGCATGCCGCAAGTCGCGGATTCGACCGAGCCGGTGTATGCGTTCTTCATGGACCGCCTGCGCGGTCTCCTGCGCGAACGCGGCTTCGAAGCGAACGACATCGAAGCCGTGCTGAGCCTGAATCCCTCGCGTCTCGACGACATCGTCGCGCGCCTCGACGCCGTGCGCGAGTTCGCGTCGCTGCCGGAAGCGGCATCGCTCGCGGCGGCCAACAAGCGTATTTCGAACATCCTGAAGAAGTCGGAGCAAGGCGCGCCTTCGTCGGTGAATCCGGAATTGCTCGTGGAAGCGGCTGAAAAGAATCTGTACGCACAGATTCAGGGTGTGACGCCGCGCGTGCAAAGCCAGCTCGCCGCGCGCAATTACACCGAAGCGCTGACCGCGCTCGCCGCTTTGCGCGAGAGCGTCGATACGTTCTTCAACGACGTGATGGTGAACGCGGAAGACGCGGCGCTCAGAAACAACCGCCTCGCTTTGCTCAACGCGCTTCATCAGCAGATGAACTGCGTCGCGGACATTTCGAAGCTGGCGGCGTAA